In the Cololabis saira isolate AMF1-May2022 chromosome 7, fColSai1.1, whole genome shotgun sequence genome, one interval contains:
- the rpl36a gene encoding large ribosomal subunit protein eL42, translating to MVNVPKTRRTFCKKCKKHQPHKVTQYKKGKDSLYAQGKRRYDRKQSGYGGQTKPIFRKKAKTTKKIVLRLECVEPNCRSKRMLAIKRCKHFELGGDKKRKGQVIQF from the exons ATG GTGAACGTCCCGAAGACCCGCAGGACGTTCTGCAAGAAGTGCAAGAAGCACCAACCCCACAAAGTTACCCAGTACAAGAAGGGGAAGGATTCCCTCTACGCTCAGG GTAAGAGGAGATACGACAGAAAGCAGAGCGGGTATGGTGGTCAGACCAAGCCCATTTTCAGGAAAAAG GCTAAGACTACAAAGAAGATCGTACTGAGGCTGGAGTGCGTAGAGCCCAACTGCAGATCCAAGAGAATGCTCGCCATCAAGAGATGCAAGCACTTCGAGTTGGGTGGTGACAAGAAGAGAAAG GGCCAGGTCATCCAGTTCTAA
- the gla gene encoding alpha-galactosidase A: protein MCAVGFFLAVSVLFPAARALDNGLALQPTMGWLHWERFMCNTDCEAEPDTCISERLYMQMADVMVKEGWKEAGYEYVCIDDCWPAHERDAQGRLQADPKRFPGGIKKLAQYVHSKGLKLGIYADVGKKTCAGYPGSLGSYETDAQTFADWGVDLLKFDGCFLDWTLLGEGYMNMSKALNKTGRSILYSCEWPLYEWAFHKPNYTAIRDTCNHWRNSEDVFDSWSSIKSILDWTAAHQDVIVPSAGPGGWNDPDMLVIGNFGLTHDQQESQMALWAIMAAPLLMSNDLRDICPRSKALLQNKRVIDINQDPLGKQGYRTVKIDGFEMWKRPLSENRMAVAVMNRQEIGGPRRFPVGAILGSKRCQPQCNVTQILPQYKELGAQTVLSKTVVTVNPSGTVLLVVAPISSHKLHC from the exons ATGTGTGCAGTGGGGTTCTTCCTCGCCGTGAGTGTGTTGTTTCCCGCCGCTAGAGCGCTGGACAACGGGCTGGCCCTGCAGCCCACCATGGGCTGGCTGCACTGGGAGAGGTTCATGTGCAACACCGACTGTGAAGCGGAGCCCGACACCTGCATCAG CGAGCGTTTGTACATGCAGATGGCAGATGTGATGGTGAAGGAGGGCTGGAAAGAGGCCGGTTACGAGTACGTCTGTATCGACGACTGCTGGCCCGCCCACGAGCGGGACGCGCAGGGCCGCCTGCAGGCAGACCCCAAAAGATTCCCAGGAGGCATCAAGAAACTGGCCCAATAT GTGCACTCTAAAGGACTGAAGCTGGGTATTTATGCAGATGTGGGTAAAAAAACGTGTGCTGGATACCCGGGCAGCCTGGGCTCCTACGAGACGGATGCTCAGACCTTCGCTGACTGGGGGGTGGATCTGCTCAAGTTTGATGGCTGCTTTTTGGACTGGACTTTGCTCGGAGAAG GCTACATGAACATGTCAAAAGCTCTGAACAAAACTGGAAGAAGTATCTTGTACTCCTGCGAGTGGCCTTTGTACGAGTGGGCTTTCCATAAG CCGAACTACACAGCCATTCGTGACACCTGTAATCACTGGCGCAACTCTGAGGACGTGTTTGACTCATGGAGCTCCATCAAATCCATCTTGGACTGGACTGCTGCTCACCAGGACGTCATCGTCCCCTCAGCTGGACCTGGAGGCTGGAACGACCCCGACATG CTCGTGATTGGGAACTTTGGACTGACACACGACCAGCAGGAATCTCAGATGGCGTTATGGGCCATCATGGCAGCTCCTCTGCTCATGTCCAACGACCTCCGGGACATTTGTCCTCGCTCCAAAGCGCTGCTGCAGAACAAACGTGTCATCGACATCAACCAGGACCCGCTGGGCAAACAGGGATACCGCACTGTAAAG ATTGACGGTTTTGAAATGTGGAAGAGACCTCTGTCAGAGAACCGCATGGCTGTCGCTGTGATGAACAGGCAGGAGATCGGTGGGCCACGGCGGTTCCCCGTCGGCGCTATACTTGGATCTAAACGCTGTCAACCACAGTGCAACGTCACCCAAATCTTGCCTCAGTATAAAGAGCTGGGTGCTCAAACTGTGCTGAGTAAAACGGTGGTGACCGTGAACCCGTCGGGCACCGTTCTGCTGGTGGTCGCCCCCATCAGCTCACACAAACTGCACTGCTGA